Proteins encoded within one genomic window of Polaribacter sp. NJDZ03:
- a CDS encoding DUF4252 domain-containing protein: protein MKNTTKILSLLLLVFMITSCKNEKSLQGYLVESQDKSGFITVDIPTSFLQLKSDAVSDEVKETLKSIRKVNVVALPIKGNEAAYEVERLKLKSIFKDNEDYKTLMSLKAQGMNVSLYYTGDTESIDEVIAFGYGNEIGVGVARLLGDNMNPAKIIEMMNSVKFDGDNINLEQFSAIFKGK from the coding sequence ATGAAAAATACAACCAAAATACTTTCTCTTTTATTACTTGTTTTTATGATTACTTCATGTAAAAATGAAAAATCATTACAAGGATATTTAGTAGAGAGTCAAGATAAATCTGGTTTTATCACCGTAGATATTCCTACAAGTTTTTTACAATTAAAATCAGATGCTGTATCAGACGAAGTTAAAGAAACTTTAAAAAGTATACGAAAAGTAAACGTAGTTGCTTTGCCAATTAAAGGAAATGAAGCTGCGTATGAAGTGGAGAGATTAAAATTAAAAAGTATTTTTAAAGATAATGAAGATTATAAAACTTTAATGTCTCTAAAAGCGCAAGGAATGAATGTAAGTCTTTATTATACTGGAGATACAGAATCTATAGATGAAGTAATTGCTTTCGGTTATGGTAATGAAATTGGAGTAGGAGTTGCCCGTTTATTAGGTGATAACATGAATCCTGCTAAAATTATAGAGATGATGAACAGCGTTAAATTTGATGGTGATAACATTAATTTAGAACAATTTAGTGCTATTTTTAAAGGGAAATAG
- a CDS encoding DUF4252 domain-containing protein: MKKIAILIALVIAPMVTSAQSFFDTLEDMNGVDMVVVTKDAFELISKFKNVQVDDNEGMKVFQMIQELKEFKMFSTKDTNIASKMEAMANAAIKKQNLTQLMRIKDDNSHVKIYVQSTQNKDFVSEVLMFIKGVDKQTSGQAEAIVVSLTGNIDINKMSELADTFSKNK; encoded by the coding sequence ATGAAAAAAATAGCAATATTAATAGCGTTAGTAATTGCCCCAATGGTAACAAGCGCACAGTCCTTTTTTGATACTTTAGAGGATATGAACGGAGTAGATATGGTAGTAGTAACCAAAGATGCTTTTGAGTTAATCTCTAAATTTAAAAACGTACAAGTAGATGATAATGAAGGAATGAAAGTCTTTCAAATGATTCAAGAGTTAAAAGAGTTTAAAATGTTTTCTACAAAAGATACAAACATTGCAAGTAAAATGGAAGCGATGGCAAATGCTGCAATTAAAAAACAGAATTTAACACAGTTAATGCGTATCAAAGACGATAATTCTCATGTAAAAATTTACGTGCAATCTACACAAAACAAAGATTTTGTTAGTGAAGTATTAATGTTTATTAAAGGAGTTGATAAACAAACAAGTGGACAAGCAGAAGCAATCGTAGTTTCTTTAACAGGAAACATAGATATTAATAAAATGTCTGAATTAGCAGATACTTTTTCTAAAAACAAGTAA
- a CDS encoding S41 family peptidase, whose product MTFKLFPKVIVFFIISLLFINCDKSEDGIPTDLEVENFILGGLNAYYLWQSDVPDLADLRFSNQNQLNSYLEGFSSPKNLFDNLLYTKENGYDLNEKGYDRFSWIVDDYVALENSFQGIIISNGMEFVLYSEKDNNTNGYGVVRYVVPGSDADTKGVLRGMVFKAVNGTQITNKNLQNLLFGDNISYTINLANFNGGNPILNGNSINLTKSQLQENPIAKVEVFTEGTKKIGYLLYNQFASSYDSELNAAFATFKASGVTDLIIDLRYNGGGSVQTATYLGSMITTESNTTVFSKQMWNKKVMENNNASNIIDYFTDNISSTKELINSLNLPTVYFIVTEDTASASELVINALSAYIDVKLVGTKTVGKQVGSITLYDSDNLQRNGANLNTNHTYAMQPIVLEITNAKGENNPNGYTPEVAFEEDYGQISGTINLGVLGNRTEPLLNRTINYIKFGIIPSAKTPVSIKKEPITNSKLQRPFANEMYVEFKK is encoded by the coding sequence ATGACGTTTAAATTATTCCCTAAAGTAATTGTCTTTTTTATAATTTCCCTACTCTTTATTAATTGTGATAAAAGTGAAGATGGTATTCCCACTGATTTAGAAGTTGAAAATTTTATTTTGGGAGGTTTAAATGCTTACTATTTATGGCAAAGTGATGTTCCTGATTTGGCAGATTTACGTTTTAGCAATCAGAATCAATTAAATAGTTATTTAGAAGGCTTTTCATCACCAAAAAATTTATTTGATAATTTATTATACACAAAAGAAAATGGGTATGATCTAAATGAAAAAGGGTACGACCGTTTTTCTTGGATTGTGGATGATTATGTAGCTTTAGAAAACTCTTTTCAAGGAATCATTATAAGTAATGGAATGGAATTTGTTTTATATTCAGAAAAAGACAACAATACTAATGGTTATGGTGTTGTAAGATACGTTGTACCAGGATCAGATGCAGATACTAAAGGGGTGTTAAGAGGTATGGTTTTTAAAGCTGTTAATGGTACACAAATTACAAACAAAAATCTTCAAAATTTACTATTTGGTGACAATATTAGTTACACTATTAATTTAGCCAATTTTAATGGAGGAAACCCGATATTAAACGGTAATTCTATTAATTTAACAAAATCTCAATTACAAGAAAATCCTATTGCAAAAGTTGAAGTTTTTACGGAAGGAACTAAAAAAATTGGTTATTTATTATACAATCAATTTGCAAGTTCTTATGATAGTGAATTAAATGCTGCTTTTGCTACTTTTAAAGCAAGTGGAGTTACAGATTTAATTATAGATTTACGTTACAATGGTGGTGGCTCTGTACAAACAGCAACTTATTTGGGAAGTATGATTACGACAGAATCTAACACAACTGTCTTTTCTAAACAAATGTGGAATAAAAAAGTCATGGAAAATAATAATGCTAGTAATATTATAGATTATTTTACAGATAACATTTCAAGTACAAAAGAACTAATAAATAGTTTAAATCTTCCTACTGTCTATTTTATTGTAACAGAAGATACTGCATCTGCTTCAGAATTAGTTATAAATGCTTTAAGTGCATATATTGATGTAAAATTAGTTGGAACTAAAACAGTTGGTAAACAAGTAGGTTCTATAACTCTATATGATTCTGATAATTTACAGAGAAATGGTGCTAATTTAAACACAAATCACACCTATGCTATGCAACCTATTGTGCTAGAAATAACCAATGCTAAGGGAGAAAACAACCCTAATGGTTATACACCAGAAGTTGCGTTTGAGGAAGATTATGGTCAAATTTCTGGAACCATAAATTTAGGTGTATTAGGAAACAGAACAGAGCCTTTATTAAATAGAACGATAAATTATATTAAATTTGGAATAATACCTTCTGCAAAAACACCTGTTTCTATTAAAAAAGAACCAATTACCAATTCTAAATTGCAAAGACCTTTTGCTAATGAAATGTATGTGGAATTTAAGAAGTAA
- a CDS encoding RNA polymerase sigma factor → MNQSDFLKVVLPFKDKVFRLAKRLLVSTEEAEDATQELIFKLWKSKEKIAEYKNVEAFAMTMTKNYCYDRLKSKQASNLTLIHSNYKEKDTSLDKQVEHRDSVNQVHQLIENLPEQQKIIIQLRDIEQYDFDEICKMVDMKPTAVRVALSRARKTIREQLIKKHNYGVS, encoded by the coding sequence ATGAACCAGTCAGACTTTTTAAAAGTTGTTTTACCCTTTAAGGATAAAGTATTCCGTTTAGCAAAAAGACTTTTAGTTTCTACAGAAGAAGCTGAAGATGCTACACAAGAGCTGATCTTTAAATTATGGAAAAGCAAAGAAAAGATTGCTGAATATAAAAATGTTGAAGCGTTTGCTATGACCATGACAAAAAACTATTGTTATGATCGTTTAAAAAGTAAACAAGCAAGTAATTTAACATTAATACACAGTAATTATAAAGAAAAAGATACGTCTTTAGATAAGCAAGTAGAACATAGAGATAGTGTAAACCAAGTACACCAATTGATAGAAAACTTGCCAGAGCAACAAAAAATTATTATTCAATTAAGAGATATTGAGCAATATGATTTTGATGAAATCTGCAAAATGGTAGACATGAAGCCAACAGCAGTAAGAGTTGCGCTATCTAGAGCGAGAAAAACAATAAGAGAACAATTAATTAAAAAACACAACTATGGAGTTAGCTAA
- a CDS encoding ATP-binding protein → MKFVKTNKLLLFFIPLVLVTYLGIDNYYKIITQNELEIIKNSAENDLNAKGILINEIYKYLATDIDIIDWQFNTTGFNKDIHPKREKLEDFFLHFSNLQTTYDQVRFIDTLGHEVVRVDFDSVNSAKVVDSINLQDKSNRYYFKNAKNLKKNEIYFSNIDLNMDFGKIEIPYNPVLRVAKKTYNVNNKWTGLIVVNYFISDIFNKLSNQNNLKYTSFELNTLEGFSLISKDKYKNFSHITTNSDSLALKNTHKQLWQNIQQNNAGSDTYKDVIYVFNKLTINNTSLKNSNYKENKTLILIHKIDLKQVYKSQSIYNFYKWLSFILSAILILFILIGIQYYNNRIRIQYKELQKKNIELEGLKNKTQKNLNIKLDELKLTERKFYSIFNNAGIGITLVDLKGKPEFTNKKLLDILGYSEEEMTNMTFADFTHLDDLNTDLEKFDKLIKREFDSYNIEKRYIRKDKTVIWGDLNVSLLLNKENEIINVIGAVTDITDRKDAQKESKNLKKVIKSLNYIANVLNIDSIENSSEINESINLVKQIEKQSDDILKANKAREELLKNLEHKNTELNNYAHIVSHDLKTPLQSVYTLVNWIESDKENKLTEESEMYTQLILENLERMESLITGILKYSSIDNNEMEEYDINTLNLVNELVKLMVIPKSIEIKVDQNLPTIKGNKHRILQVFQNLLQNAIKSIVDEKGEIEIGITETPQFWKFHIKDNGKGIEERYFKKIFELFQSVDDSETKSGIGLSIVKKVIQLYKGEVWVESEVDKGTIFYFTIPKETQN, encoded by the coding sequence ATGAAATTTGTTAAAACAAATAAACTCCTACTGTTTTTTATCCCTTTGGTTCTTGTTACTTATTTAGGTATCGATAATTATTATAAAATTATTACCCAAAACGAGTTAGAAATTATAAAAAATAGTGCAGAAAATGATTTAAACGCAAAAGGAATTTTAATTAATGAAATCTATAAATATCTAGCTACAGATATTGATATTATTGATTGGCAATTTAATACAACAGGTTTTAATAAAGACATACATCCTAAAAGAGAAAAATTAGAAGACTTTTTTCTTCATTTTTCTAACCTACAAACTACTTATGATCAAGTTCGTTTTATAGACACTCTTGGTCATGAAGTTGTTCGGGTAGATTTTGATAGCGTTAACTCTGCCAAAGTTGTGGATTCTATTAACTTACAAGATAAAAGCAATAGGTATTACTTTAAAAATGCTAAAAATTTAAAGAAAAACGAAATCTATTTTTCAAATATAGATTTAAATATGGATTTTGGGAAAATTGAAATTCCATACAACCCAGTACTTAGAGTTGCTAAAAAAACATACAATGTTAATAATAAGTGGACAGGTTTAATAGTTGTTAATTATTTTATTAGCGATATTTTTAATAAATTATCTAATCAAAACAATCTTAAATATACTTCGTTTGAATTAAATACATTGGAAGGTTTCTCTTTAATATCTAAAGATAAATACAAAAATTTTAGTCATATTACTACTAATTCAGATAGTTTAGCTTTAAAAAACACACATAAACAGTTGTGGCAAAACATACAGCAAAACAATGCTGGAAGCGATACTTATAAAGATGTTATTTACGTATTTAATAAATTAACAATTAATAACACTAGTTTAAAAAACAGTAATTATAAAGAGAATAAAACACTTATACTTATTCATAAAATAGATTTAAAGCAGGTTTATAAATCTCAATCTATTTATAATTTTTATAAGTGGTTATCATTTATTCTTAGTGCTATTTTAATACTTTTTATTCTAATTGGTATTCAGTATTATAATAACAGAATACGAATTCAATACAAAGAACTTCAGAAAAAAAATATTGAATTAGAGGGATTAAAAAATAAAACACAAAAAAACCTAAACATTAAATTAGACGAATTAAAGTTAACAGAAAGAAAGTTCTATTCTATTTTTAACAATGCTGGTATTGGTATTACTTTGGTCGATTTAAAAGGAAAACCAGAATTTACAAATAAAAAACTTCTAGATATTTTAGGATATTCTGAAGAGGAAATGACAAACATGACCTTTGCAGATTTTACACATTTAGATGATTTAAATACTGATCTTGAGAAGTTTGATAAACTGATTAAAAGAGAATTTGATTCTTATAATATAGAAAAACGTTATATTAGAAAAGATAAAACGGTTATTTGGGGAGATTTAAATGTATCATTATTACTAAATAAAGAAAATGAAATTATTAATGTAATAGGTGCTGTTACAGATATTACAGATCGTAAAGACGCACAAAAAGAGTCTAAGAATCTTAAAAAAGTTATAAAGAGTTTAAATTACATAGCAAATGTTTTAAATATTGACTCGATAGAAAATTCCTCAGAAATTAACGAGTCTATAAATTTGGTAAAACAAATAGAAAAACAATCTGATGATATTTTAAAAGCAAACAAAGCAAGAGAAGAACTTTTAAAAAACTTAGAGCATAAAAACACCGAATTAAACAACTATGCTCATATTGTTTCTCACGATTTAAAAACACCGTTACAAAGCGTATATACTTTAGTAAATTGGATTGAAAGTGACAAAGAAAACAAGCTAACGGAAGAAAGTGAAATGTACACTCAATTAATTCTAGAAAATCTAGAAAGAATGGAATCTTTAATTACTGGTATTTTAAAATATTCTAGCATTGATAATAATGAAATGGAAGAATATGATATTAATACACTCAATTTGGTAAACGAGCTTGTAAAGTTAATGGTTATACCAAAATCTATAGAAATTAAGGTTGATCAAAATTTACCAACTATAAAAGGAAATAAACATAGAATTCTTCAAGTTTTTCAAAATTTACTTCAAAATGCAATTAAAAGTATTGTTGATGAAAAAGGAGAAATAGAAATTGGCATAACAGAAACGCCTCAATTTTGGAAGTTTCACATTAAAGATAACGGAAAAGGAATTGAAGAAAGGTATTTTAAAAAAATATTTGAACTTTTTCAGAGTGTTGATGATAGTGAAACGAAATCTGGTATTGGTCTTTCTATTGTAAAAAAAGTAATTCAGCTTTACAAAGGAGAAGTTTGGGTTGAAAGTGAGGTTGATAAAGGAACTATATTTTACTTTACAATACCTAAAGAAACACAAAATTAA
- a CDS encoding thioredoxin family protein, which yields MKVKFLVLFITALLAVNYQTSAQESTKVLLEKAQKKAKKEGKSIFIKFEASWCSWCHKMTKDMRSKKTKKFFDDNYVIVPIVVLESSKNKNLENPGSLDLLKKYDGDKAGLPFWLILDNNLALITDSNDNNGQNLGAPGSAEEVEVFLEKIKKSAIKITQKDVINITNQFVMKK from the coding sequence ATGAAAGTTAAATTTTTAGTACTTTTTATAACCGCTTTATTGGCTGTTAATTATCAAACATCAGCACAAGAAAGTACAAAAGTTTTATTAGAAAAAGCACAAAAGAAAGCAAAAAAAGAAGGGAAATCTATTTTTATAAAATTTGAGGCTTCTTGGTGTAGTTGGTGCCATAAAATGACCAAAGACATGCGTTCTAAAAAGACTAAAAAGTTTTTTGATGATAATTATGTAATTGTACCTATTGTTGTGCTAGAATCTTCAAAAAATAAAAATTTAGAAAACCCAGGTTCTCTAGATTTATTAAAAAAGTATGATGGAGATAAAGCTGGCTTACCCTTTTGGTTAATTTTAGATAACAACTTAGCGCTTATTACAGATTCTAATGATAATAATGGTCAGAATTTAGGAGCTCCAGGAAGTGCTGAAGAAGTAGAAGTGTTTCTAGAAAAAATAAAGAAATCTGCCATAAAAATTACACAAAAAGATGTAATAAATATTACAAATCAATTTGTTATGAAAAAATAG
- a CDS encoding Crp/Fnr family transcriptional regulator, whose protein sequence is MRNYLQTFGILTEKEIDIFESKVQKKQLKKDDFFIKEGQTSKEVAFVVSGLFRSFYYTSSEEEVTYCFTFSNSFVSAYSSFLSQTKTIENIQALTAIELLTISREEILLLEKSSTNWLKFFKLITEQEYIKMEKRVFLLQKESAEKKYKDLLINQPEYLQAIPLNFLSSYLGITQRHLSRIRKSITN, encoded by the coding sequence ATGAGAAACTACCTACAAACATTTGGCATTTTAACCGAAAAAGAAATCGACATTTTTGAAAGTAAGGTTCAGAAAAAGCAATTAAAAAAAGACGATTTTTTCATTAAAGAAGGTCAGACATCTAAAGAAGTCGCATTTGTAGTTTCTGGTTTATTTAGATCTTTTTATTATACTTCATCAGAAGAAGAAGTTACCTATTGTTTTACCTTTTCTAATTCATTTGTTAGCGCCTACTCTTCCTTCTTGTCTCAAACAAAAACAATTGAAAATATTCAGGCATTAACAGCTATAGAATTATTAACAATATCTAGAGAAGAAATTTTACTATTAGAGAAATCGAGTACCAATTGGCTAAAATTTTTTAAGTTAATTACGGAGCAAGAATACATTAAAATGGAAAAAAGAGTTTTCTTGTTGCAAAAAGAATCTGCAGAAAAAAAATATAAAGATTTACTTATAAATCAGCCAGAATATTTGCAAGCAATTCCTTTAAACTTTTTGTCTTCCTATTTAGGCATCACCCAAAGACATTTAAGTAGAATAAGAAAGTCAATTACGAATTAG
- a CDS encoding M1 family metallopeptidase: protein MMIKKVLFIVLVLVSSISFSQTYTTYKPERDKIHSLVHTKLKVDFNFSKKQLNGEAWVTAKPHFYATNKITLDAKAMIIEQVSLDNQKLDYKYDDASIVIDLPKEYKKDEEFTLYIKYIARPEKVKQKGSAAITDAKGLYFINADGSDKNKPTQIWTQGETEASSCWFPTIDSPNQKTTQEIYITVPKKFVTLSNGKLISQIENGTNRTDYWKMDQKHAPYLFFMGVGAYEIIKDSYKNIPVDYYVEKEYAPYAKDIFGLTPEMIGFFSDILGVEYPWNKYSQIVGRDYVSGAMENTTAVIHGEQAYQTPGQLIDENVQENTIAHELFHHWFGDLVTSESWSNLTLNESFANYSEYLWREHKYGKLDADMHLFDDSQAYLNGQDIDKHLVRFNYVDKEDMFDLVSYNKGGAILHMLRNYLGDEAFFLGLKTYLNENKYQAAEVHQLRLVFEKITGKDLNWFFNQWYFGAGHPRIDVSYDYNTIQKKVTVNLLQTNVNEFKFPLAIDIFENGKKIRHNVFVEGNDASFTFSYTKQPTLIQINADGVLLCEITENKVLSDYIFQLKNAENYQHRREALLEVAKKQEEKEAFNAVEAAMSDASYKIRILALQKIDLINKSSKKDAINKIMKIANSDEKTLVQATAIETLGKLTDPALKSIFEKGLQSKSYSVIGKSLVGMYYIDKPTAIAKAKELPDEIKKILATPLTRIYIEENDEIELPFIAKSVVSGMFLSGDDATKNLYQKAFKQISESNNSEAIQNLVDDMVVKGNQYKSFNFDKVVINLMKTMINDQKAKNTPNKVRNTEIIKESMAKLL, encoded by the coding sequence ATGATGATTAAAAAAGTGCTGTTTATTGTTTTAGTTTTAGTGAGTTCAATCAGTTTTTCGCAAACTTACACTACTTACAAACCAGAAAGAGATAAAATACACAGTTTAGTACATACCAAATTAAAAGTAGATTTTAATTTTAGCAAGAAACAGTTAAATGGTGAAGCTTGGGTTACCGCAAAACCTCATTTTTATGCAACTAATAAAATTACGTTAGATGCAAAAGCAATGATTATTGAACAGGTTTCTTTAGATAATCAGAAATTAGACTATAAGTATGACGATGCTAGCATTGTTATAGATTTACCAAAAGAATATAAAAAAGACGAAGAATTTACGCTTTATATTAAATACATAGCACGTCCTGAAAAAGTAAAACAAAAAGGTAGTGCGGCAATAACGGATGCAAAAGGTTTATATTTTATTAATGCAGATGGTTCAGACAAAAACAAACCAACTCAAATCTGGACGCAAGGAGAAACTGAAGCAAGCAGTTGTTGGTTTCCTACGATAGACAGTCCGAATCAAAAAACTACACAAGAAATTTATATTACGGTTCCTAAAAAGTTTGTTACACTTTCTAACGGAAAGTTAATAAGCCAAATAGAAAATGGAACAAACAGAACCGATTATTGGAAAATGGATCAAAAGCATGCTCCTTACTTATTTTTTATGGGAGTAGGAGCGTATGAAATTATTAAAGATTCGTATAAAAATATTCCTGTAGATTATTATGTAGAAAAAGAATATGCTCCGTATGCAAAAGATATTTTTGGCTTAACTCCAGAAATGATTGGTTTCTTTTCTGATATTTTAGGAGTAGAATATCCTTGGAATAAATATAGCCAAATTGTAGGAAGAGATTATGTTTCTGGTGCCATGGAAAACACAACAGCTGTAATTCATGGAGAACAAGCATACCAAACTCCAGGGCAATTAATTGACGAAAATGTGCAAGAAAACACCATTGCACACGAGCTTTTTCATCATTGGTTTGGAGACTTAGTAACCTCAGAAAGTTGGTCTAATTTAACTTTAAACGAATCTTTTGCAAATTATAGCGAGTATTTATGGAGAGAACATAAATACGGAAAACTAGACGCAGATATGCATTTGTTTGATGATAGTCAGGCGTATTTAAATGGACAAGATATTGATAAACATTTAGTCCGTTTTAACTATGTAGACAAAGAAGATATGTTCGATTTAGTTAGCTATAACAAAGGTGGCGCTATTTTACACATGTTACGTAATTACCTAGGTGATGAAGCTTTTTTCTTAGGATTAAAAACCTATTTAAATGAAAATAAATACCAAGCTGCAGAAGTACATCAGTTAAGATTGGTTTTTGAAAAAATAACAGGTAAAGACTTAAATTGGTTTTTTAACCAATGGTATTTTGGTGCTGGCCACCCAAGAATAGATGTTTCTTACGATTACAATACGATTCAGAAAAAAGTAACTGTAAATCTTTTACAAACAAATGTAAATGAATTTAAATTTCCTTTAGCAATAGATATTTTTGAAAATGGTAAAAAAATAAGACACAATGTTTTTGTTGAGGGAAATGACGCCTCTTTTACATTTTCTTATACAAAACAACCAACGTTAATTCAAATAAATGCAGATGGTGTTTTATTATGTGAAATTACAGAAAATAAGGTGTTAAGTGATTATATTTTTCAGTTGAAAAATGCTGAAAATTATCAACACAGAAGAGAAGCTTTATTAGAAGTAGCTAAAAAACAAGAAGAAAAAGAGGCATTTAATGCGGTGGAAGCTGCAATGAGTGATGCTTCTTATAAAATTAGAATACTTGCTTTACAAAAGATAGATTTAATTAATAAATCTTCTAAAAAAGATGCTATTAATAAAATAATGAAAATTGCCAATTCAGATGAAAAAACATTGGTGCAAGCAACTGCAATTGAAACTTTAGGTAAATTAACAGATCCAGCATTGAAGTCTATTTTTGAAAAAGGTTTACAAAGTAAATCTTATTCTGTTATAGGAAAATCTTTGGTTGGCATGTATTATATAGATAAACCAACAGCAATTGCTAAAGCTAAAGAATTACCAGACGAAATTAAAAAGATATTAGCAACGCCTTTAACGCGCATTTACATAGAAGAAAACGACGAAATTGAATTACCTTTTATTGCTAAAAGTGTGGTTTCTGGAATGTTTTTATCGGGTGATGATGCTACAAAAAATCTTTATCAAAAAGCATTTAAGCAAATCTCTGAAAGTAATAATTCTGAAGCAATTCAGAATTTAGTAGATGATATGGTGGTAAAAGGAAATCAATACAAGTCTTTTAATTTTGATAAAGTGGTTATTAATTTAATGAAAACCATGATTAATGATCAAAAAGCAAAAAACACGCCAAATAAAGTTAGAAATACAGAAATTATAAAAGAATCAATGGCAAAATTACTATAA
- a CDS encoding NAD(P)H-dependent oxidoreductase, translating into MKQVLIINGHPDKESFNYALSEAYLKGANKTNAIISKINIVELEFNPNLQFGYRKRMELEPDLVLAIEKIKKADHIVWVFPMWWYGYPALMKGFIDRTFLPSITYLPIKGKALPEKLLKGKSARLIITADTPKWYDFLVMKSPAINQLKNGTLKFCGINPVKTTYIASIKNSTSAFRAKWLNKVTLLGESVK; encoded by the coding sequence ATGAAACAAGTACTAATAATAAATGGACATCCTGATAAAGAGAGTTTTAATTATGCCTTATCAGAAGCTTACCTAAAAGGAGCAAATAAAACAAATGCTATAATTTCTAAAATTAACATTGTAGAATTGGAGTTTAATCCTAATCTGCAATTTGGGTATCGCAAAAGAATGGAATTGGAGCCTGATTTAGTTTTAGCCATCGAAAAAATTAAAAAAGCAGATCATATTGTTTGGGTGTTTCCAATGTGGTGGTATGGATATCCTGCGCTTATGAAAGGCTTTATAGACAGAACATTTTTACCATCAATTACATATTTACCGATTAAGGGAAAAGCATTACCCGAAAAACTACTGAAAGGAAAATCTGCACGTTTAATTATTACCGCAGATACACCAAAATGGTATGATTTTCTGGTAATGAAAAGTCCGGCAATAAACCAGTTAAAAAACGGAACACTAAAATTTTGTGGAATAAACCCTGTAAAAACAACTTATATAGCTTCAATAAAAAATTCAACTTCTGCTTTTAGAGCAAAGTGGTTAAATAAAGTAACCTTGTTAGGAGAAAGCGTTAAATAA
- a CDS encoding peroxiredoxin-like family protein has translation MKNLRAQTDAKIAAGRKNNPNFMKGIDEIIAKAKDFEEGKNALKVGEKAPSFELSNAEGNLISLDVLLEKGPLVITFYRGDWCPYCNLQLRALQAKLNEIKALGASLVAISPQVPDGSLTKSEINEMDFIVLSDQNAKVASKYGVAWEVPEFMAEHMRVDRNLDLEKINNGNGSILPIPATFILSKNGVVAWNYVNVDYRTRSEPNEIIEALKKLS, from the coding sequence ATGAAAAACCTAAGAGCACAAACAGACGCTAAAATTGCAGCAGGAAGAAAGAATAACCCTAACTTTATGAAAGGGATTGATGAAATTATAGCAAAAGCAAAAGATTTTGAAGAAGGTAAAAATGCGCTTAAAGTAGGTGAAAAAGCACCAAGTTTTGAGTTGTCTAATGCTGAAGGGAATTTAATTTCATTAGATGTTTTATTAGAAAAAGGTCCTCTTGTAATTACATTTTATAGAGGTGATTGGTGTCCGTATTGCAACTTACAACTAAGAGCCTTGCAAGCAAAGTTAAACGAAATTAAAGCTTTGGGAGCTTCATTAGTTGCTATTAGTCCGCAAGTACCAGATGGTTCTTTAACAAAAAGCGAGATTAATGAAATGGATTTTATAGTATTGTCTGACCAAAATGCAAAAGTAGCATCTAAATATGGAGTTGCTTGGGAAGTACCTGAGTTTATGGCAGAGCACATGCGAGTAGATCGTAATCTTGATTTAGAAAAGATAAACAATGGTAATGGCAGTATATTGCCAATTCCTGCTACATTTATATTAAGTAAAAATGGCGTTGTTGCTTGGAATTATGTAAATGTTGATTATAGAACACGTTCTGAACCTAATGAGATTATTGAGGCTTTAAAAAAGTTATCTTAG